In Procambarus clarkii isolate CNS0578487 chromosome 6, FALCON_Pclarkii_2.0, whole genome shotgun sequence, one DNA window encodes the following:
- the LOC138355204 gene encoding elastin-like — protein sequence MGVGVLDMGVGVLVMGVGVLVMGVGAVGVLEMGVGVLVMGVGAVGVLVMGAGVLVMGVGGAGVLVLGAGVLVMSVGVLGMSVGVLVMGVGVLVMGVGGAGVLMMGVGVLVMGVGVLVMGVGVLVMGVDVLLMGVGGAGVLVMGVGVLVMGVGGAGVLVMGVVVQVCGWEAVKVCCDECGAGVLVMGVGGAGVLVMGVGVLVKGGGVGIGF from the exons atgggtgtaggtgtgttggatatgggtgtaggtgtgttggtgatgggtgtaggtgtgttggtgatgggtgtAGGTGCTGTAGGTGTGTtggagatgggtgtaggtgtgttggtgatgggtgtaggtgctgtaggtgtgttggtgatgggtgcag gtgtgctggtgatgggtgtaggtggtgcaggtgtgctggtgctgggtgctggtgtgCTGGTGATGAGTGTAGGTGTGCTGGggatgagtgtaggtgtgttggtgatgggtgtaggtgtgttggtgatgggtgtaggtggtgcaggtgtgctgatgatgggtgtaggtgtgttagtgatgggtgtaggtgtgttagtgatgggtgtaggtgtgttggtgatgggtgtAGATGTGTTGTtgatgggtgtaggtggtgcaggtgtgttggtgatgggtgtaggtgtgctggtgatgggtgtaggtggtgcag gtgtgctggtgatgggtgtagtggtgcaggtgtgtggatgGGAGGCGGTGAAGGTGTGCTGTGATGAGT gtggtgcaggtgtgctggtgatgggagtaggtggtgcaggtgtgctggtgatgggtgtaggtgtgctgGTGAAGGGTGGAGGTGTAGGCATCGGATTTTGA